Proteins encoded by one window of Anaerobacillus sp. CMMVII:
- the fliG gene encoding flagellar motor switch protein FliG: MVVKKKGLTGKEKAAILLISLGPDVSAQVYKHLSEEEIEKLTLEIASVRKVDSTTKEEIIEQFHQLAIAQDYITQGGIGYAKNVLEKALGEQQAMEIINRLTSTLQVRPFDFARKADAGQILNFIQNEHPQTIALILSYLESVQAAQILSELPQEVQADIAKRIALMDSTSPEIINEVESILERKLSATVTQDYTRTGGIETVVEVLNSVDRSTERTILDALEIQDPELAEEIKKRMFVFEDIVTLDNRSIQRVIRDVENEDLQLALKVANDEVKDVVFKNMSQRMVETFRDEMEYMGPVRLRDVEEAQSRIVAIIRRLEEAGEIVIARGGGDDIIV; encoded by the coding sequence ATGGTGGTTAAAAAGAAGGGGTTAACTGGTAAGGAAAAGGCAGCGATTCTTCTAATCTCCCTAGGACCAGATGTTTCAGCTCAAGTATACAAACATTTAAGTGAAGAGGAGATAGAAAAGCTTACACTTGAAATTGCAAGTGTTCGAAAAGTAGATTCGACTACAAAAGAAGAAATCATTGAACAGTTTCATCAACTTGCCATTGCTCAAGATTACATCACTCAAGGTGGCATTGGTTATGCCAAAAATGTTCTTGAGAAGGCTCTTGGTGAACAACAAGCGATGGAAATTATCAATAGGTTAACCTCAACTCTACAGGTTAGACCGTTTGATTTTGCAAGAAAAGCAGATGCAGGACAAATCTTAAACTTTATCCAAAATGAACATCCGCAAACTATTGCCTTAATACTTTCCTATTTAGAATCCGTGCAAGCAGCACAAATATTATCAGAACTACCTCAAGAGGTTCAGGCTGATATTGCGAAAAGAATTGCGCTAATGGATAGTACGTCTCCAGAAATAATTAATGAAGTAGAAAGTATCCTAGAACGGAAGCTCTCAGCTACAGTAACTCAAGACTACACAAGGACCGGTGGAATTGAAACCGTTGTTGAAGTCCTGAATAGTGTTGATAGAAGTACGGAACGGACGATTTTAGATGCCCTTGAAATCCAAGATCCCGAACTTGCTGAGGAAATAAAGAAACGAATGTTTGTCTTCGAAGATATCGTAACTCTTGATAACCGTTCAATTCAACGTGTAATTCGTGATGTTGAAAATGAGGATTTGCAATTAGCGCTTAAAGTTGCCAACGATGAGGTTAAAGATGTTGTCTTTAAAAATATGTCCCAACGTATGGTTGAAACATTTAGAGACGAAATGGAGTATATGGGTCCTGTTCGTCTACGTGATGTCGAAGAAGCACAATCGCGAATTGTTGCAATTATACGCCGTTTAGAAGAAGCAGGTGAAATTGTCATCGCTCGTGGTGGAGGAGATGATATTATTGTCTAA
- the fliH gene encoding flagellar assembly protein FliH, which produces MSKIIKSSLANNPDSEKRTIGLRSLTKFVNSTQMKNDSKENSSEINSKLVDEVLQKAMEEAESIRNEAKYEYEHFQERMNHEIQLNQQKAEDLYKHSEETGYNQGFQQGLQEGQRQYETFIQEAREIINASKEDYFQKLEDAEQVIVELAVKVSEKVIANSLKQEPSIWLPIVKAVIDEVREQEQVKIYVHPKWYEFTLAHKEELRLLLPNCENLYIYPDIHLDENGCQIETPYGKIDASVNSQLAEIKRALEEKLKELSGNEGC; this is translated from the coding sequence TTGTCTAAAATCATTAAGTCGTCTCTTGCTAACAATCCCGACTCCGAAAAACGAACAATTGGCTTAAGAAGTTTAACAAAGTTTGTTAATTCAACTCAAATGAAAAATGATAGTAAAGAAAACTCTAGTGAAATTAATTCTAAATTAGTAGATGAAGTACTGCAAAAGGCTATGGAAGAGGCAGAGTCTATTAGAAATGAAGCGAAATACGAGTATGAGCATTTTCAAGAGAGAATGAATCATGAAATTCAGCTAAATCAACAAAAGGCTGAGGATTTATACAAACATTCTGAGGAAACAGGATATAATCAAGGTTTTCAACAAGGGCTTCAGGAAGGTCAACGCCAATATGAAACATTTATTCAAGAGGCGAGGGAGATCATAAATGCATCAAAGGAAGACTACTTCCAAAAACTAGAAGATGCTGAACAAGTAATTGTTGAATTAGCTGTAAAAGTATCAGAAAAAGTAATCGCCAACTCTTTGAAGCAAGAACCTAGTATTTGGCTTCCCATAGTGAAAGCAGTAATTGATGAAGTACGAGAACAAGAGCAAGTGAAGATATATGTCCATCCGAAATGGTATGAGTTTACATTAGCTCATAAAGAAGAGTTACGATTATTGTTACCGAATTGTGAGAACTTATATATTTATCCAGATATCCACCTAGATGAAAATGGCTGTCAAATCGAAACTCCGTATGGAAAAATAGACGCGTCAGTTAATAGTCAGCTTGCAGAAATTAAACGTGCCCTTGAGGAAAAGTTAAAGGAGCTAAGTGGAAATGAAGGTTGCTAA
- the fliJ gene encoding flagellar export protein FliJ: MSFQFTLQKVLEVRENEKLKSEKEFTQATRQFEEVATKLYELLKKKENYQSKYSQRIENGIAIFELQQFHTILLQYQKQIDHLQYYTQKARENMNRKQEQLVEKTIELKKYEKMKQIKHELYIEESKRKENILMDEISVQQFINR; encoded by the coding sequence ATGTCGTTTCAATTTACGCTGCAAAAAGTTTTGGAAGTTAGGGAAAATGAAAAGCTAAAATCCGAAAAAGAATTTACTCAAGCAACGAGGCAGTTTGAAGAAGTGGCCACGAAACTATATGAGCTCCTCAAAAAAAAAGAAAATTACCAGTCCAAGTATAGTCAGCGTATCGAAAATGGAATAGCGATCTTTGAACTTCAACAATTCCATACTATTTTATTACAATACCAAAAGCAAATTGATCATCTACAATACTATACACAAAAAGCTAGGGAGAATATGAACAGGAAACAAGAACAATTAGTTGAAAAAACGATTGAATTAAAAAAATATGAAAAAATGAAACAGATAAAGCATGAGCTTTATATAGAAGAGTCAAAGCGAAAAGAAAATATTTTGATGGACGAAATTTCCGTTCAACAGTTCATCAATCGCTGA
- a CDS encoding MotE family protein encodes MKKEEQEYSKTQWFVMVIFIPTVFALLLFGVILSVIGVNLVDHTKQIAANIPIFSEFVKTDEQILEEELQKNINDLASIVDVQEKEIDQLKQSITQKEGEIVNLLAEIKLLMKKLDEKQEAQVSIKKEYEDLAKMYLAMSANNAARILSELPVEEAATQLSFIKIDTRASILAKMSPEKAAELITLLSVN; translated from the coding sequence TTGAAAAAAGAAGAACAAGAATACAGTAAAACTCAATGGTTTGTTATGGTTATTTTTATTCCTACTGTATTTGCGCTGTTATTATTTGGGGTTATTCTTAGTGTTATAGGGGTAAACCTAGTGGACCATACAAAGCAAATTGCAGCAAACATCCCGATTTTTTCAGAATTTGTGAAAACCGATGAACAGATTCTCGAAGAGGAACTACAGAAAAATATCAACGATTTAGCGTCTATCGTTGATGTACAGGAAAAAGAAATAGACCAATTAAAACAAAGCATTACTCAAAAAGAAGGTGAAATTGTCAACCTTCTTGCTGAAATTAAATTATTAATGAAAAAGCTAGATGAAAAGCAAGAAGCCCAAGTCTCGATTAAAAAAGAGTACGAGGATCTGGCGAAAATGTATCTTGCTATGTCTGCTAATAATGCAGCTAGAATTCTAAGTGAACTTCCGGTTGAAGAAGCGGCTACTCAATTATCCTTTATCAAAATAGACACCAGAGCCTCAATTTTGGCAAAAATGTCACCAGAAAAAGCTGCTGAACTAATCACCTTACTAAGTGTTAATTAA
- a CDS encoding flagellar hook-length control protein FliK, producing the protein MNVINGLQMTSQVRPKTGTKGTGESNFFQQLDVIFPEHNLKVNLPNERLVTEEVLKEISEQFQLTENDFTEGLIEIADIEEIVNQLPIELQIQIQELLDRNIVSKSSEQTELTSKNEQNLETLLRYISKEQLTEKALAQLSLSLLKKEKSETQELFQSTKIEQIVTSAFSRITTEPTMLGAQVITAPLNQGLHQLHQYALHVGQNRDGQNEEQFLRQFQNIVSKSTLAQFPNGIHQLTVKLFPQHLGRLDIKLTLQNGVIVAELMTTTKAAKTAIDSQLQQLRQAFIAQNIQVEKIEVHTQQPSMYQANKENQEEQKNNQQNKMQKEQDTEQEEEENFLTMLNKTLEIDVEV; encoded by the coding sequence ATGAATGTAATAAATGGTCTACAAATGACTTCTCAAGTGAGACCTAAAACTGGAACCAAAGGAACTGGGGAAAGTAATTTTTTTCAACAACTGGATGTGATATTTCCGGAACATAATCTTAAAGTTAATTTACCTAACGAACGTTTAGTTACCGAGGAGGTTTTAAAGGAGATCTCCGAACAATTTCAGCTGACTGAGAATGATTTTACTGAAGGCCTCATTGAAATAGCTGATATTGAAGAAATAGTAAATCAACTTCCGATCGAATTACAAATCCAAATTCAAGAATTACTAGATAGAAATATAGTTTCTAAATCAAGTGAACAAACTGAGTTAACAAGTAAAAATGAGCAGAATCTAGAAACGCTTTTACGGTATATATCTAAAGAGCAATTAACGGAAAAAGCTCTAGCACAATTGAGTTTATCATTGTTGAAAAAGGAAAAATCAGAAACACAAGAATTGTTCCAATCGACAAAAATAGAACAAATCGTGACCTCTGCTTTCTCTAGAATAACAACTGAACCAACAATGCTCGGAGCACAAGTAATAACAGCTCCGTTAAATCAAGGTCTTCACCAGTTGCATCAATACGCTTTACATGTAGGCCAAAATCGAGATGGTCAAAATGAAGAACAGTTTTTAAGGCAATTTCAAAATATAGTAAGCAAAAGTACCTTAGCGCAATTTCCAAATGGAATACACCAATTAACAGTTAAGCTTTTCCCACAGCACCTTGGGAGACTCGACATAAAGCTAACGCTCCAAAATGGTGTGATCGTTGCAGAGTTAATGACAACTACTAAAGCAGCCAAAACTGCAATTGATTCGCAACTTCAACAACTAAGGCAAGCATTTATCGCTCAAAATATTCAAGTTGAAAAAATAGAAGTTCATACGCAACAACCATCAATGTATCAAGCAAATAAAGAAAATCAAGAAGAACAAAAAAATAATCAGCAAAATAAAATGCAAAAAGAGCAGGATACCGAACAAGAAGAAGAAGAAAATTTTCTTACCATGCTAAACAAAACGCTCGAAATTGATGTGGAGGTGTAA
- the flgD gene encoding flagellar hook assembly protein FlgD, whose product MINSVNSLYLSERQVERKTGQSTLDQDAFLKILITQLANQDPSKPMEDKEFISQMANFSSLEQMTQMNKALTGFLDMQKDNHFLSHSQLIGKEIKWEKIVANPSGETEMNVQDSVVNAIKFQNGKTKLVLETGEVIDTIQVIHISRPSQ is encoded by the coding sequence ATGATAAATTCGGTCAATAGCTTATATTTATCTGAGCGACAAGTAGAACGGAAAACCGGGCAAAGTACATTAGATCAGGATGCATTTCTAAAAATCTTAATTACACAACTAGCAAATCAAGACCCATCTAAACCAATGGAAGATAAAGAATTCATTTCTCAAATGGCAAATTTTTCAAGTTTAGAACAAATGACACAAATGAATAAAGCCTTAACAGGGTTTCTTGACATGCAAAAAGATAATCACTTTCTTTCTCATAGCCAGTTAATAGGTAAAGAGATTAAATGGGAGAAAATAGTAGCAAACCCTAGCGGAGAAACAGAAATGAATGTTCAGGATAGCGTTGTAAACGCAATTAAATTCCAAAACGGCAAGACTAAACTAGTTTTAGAAACTGGGGAAGTCATCGATACAATTCAAGTTATTCATATAAGCCGTCCAAGTCAATAA
- a CDS encoding TIGR02530 family flagellar biosynthesis protein, with protein MDKRIQAYNLNLLPRPTVQTKKPQGITSFKELLNSEIQDKLDLKVSKHAEKRLHDRGITIDDNKWAQISMKIQEAKQKGVKDSLVVLKNATLVVSAKNNTVITALDREEASMQIFTNINGTIIIE; from the coding sequence ATGGATAAACGAATTCAAGCTTACAATCTGAACCTACTTCCAAGACCCACAGTACAAACCAAGAAACCTCAGGGTATTACTTCCTTTAAGGAGCTATTAAATAGTGAAATTCAGGACAAGCTTGATCTCAAAGTTAGCAAGCATGCTGAGAAAAGGCTACATGATCGTGGCATAACCATTGATGATAATAAATGGGCACAAATATCAATGAAAATTCAAGAGGCTAAGCAAAAAGGCGTGAAAGACTCATTAGTAGTATTAAAAAATGCTACGTTAGTTGTAAGTGCTAAAAACAATACAGTTATAACTGCATTAGATCGAGAAGAAGCAAGTATGCAAATTTTCACTAATATTAATGGAACGATAATTATTGAGTAA
- the flgF gene encoding flagellar basal-body rod protein FlgF: MLRSMYSGISGMRNFQTKLDVIGNNISNVNTSGFKKGRVTFKDLVSQQLSGASNPTNNRGGTNPIQIGLGVTMATVDTVHTQGSLQTTGRALDLGVSGDGFFIVNDGNLSYYTRAGNFYLDRQGTLVTANGLKVQGYQANANGNGINPNEYGELKIQAGNVIPPKPTTEVSYKGNLNATLPIGATPPERVHIQHKVIDSLGRLHDLRVQFERAADGVWNYLVQRFDSSVTPPSSPWVGLNSAVNGTLNFDTNGALITAGFPDPPEILALSPAELGNNVEPIMIPLSIDMFKGLTQFEGTSTADVDEINGNFEGFLESFNISQTGEINGVYTNGDVRILGQIAMATFNNTGGLTKSGDNLYQASNNSGIPNIGFAGQGRGVIAGSTLEMSNVDLSEEFTEMIVAQRGFQANTRIITTSDEILQELVNLKR; the protein is encoded by the coding sequence ATGCTACGTTCAATGTATTCTGGAATTAGTGGAATGAGAAATTTCCAAACAAAGCTTGATGTAATTGGTAATAATATTTCAAACGTTAATACTTCTGGGTTTAAAAAAGGACGAGTTACATTTAAAGATCTGGTCAGTCAGCAACTTTCTGGTGCGAGTAATCCAACGAATAATCGTGGAGGGACAAATCCTATCCAAATTGGCTTGGGAGTGACAATGGCTACAGTTGATACTGTTCATACTCAAGGTAGTTTACAAACTACCGGTCGTGCTCTTGACCTTGGGGTATCAGGTGATGGCTTTTTCATCGTCAATGATGGCAATCTTTCCTACTATACACGTGCGGGAAATTTTTATTTGGATCGCCAAGGGACATTAGTAACTGCAAATGGGTTGAAGGTTCAGGGCTATCAAGCAAATGCAAATGGAAATGGAATTAATCCGAATGAATATGGAGAGCTAAAGATACAGGCAGGAAATGTAATTCCACCAAAACCGACAACTGAAGTATCATATAAAGGTAATTTAAATGCAACACTTCCAATTGGGGCAACACCACCTGAACGTGTTCATATCCAACATAAAGTCATTGACTCCCTCGGGAGATTACATGATTTACGAGTTCAATTTGAACGAGCAGCAGATGGAGTTTGGAATTATTTAGTTCAAAGATTTGATAGTTCTGTTACACCACCTAGTAGTCCTTGGGTAGGACTGAATTCTGCTGTGAACGGAACACTTAATTTTGACACCAATGGAGCGCTAATTACCGCAGGATTTCCTGATCCTCCAGAAATACTAGCCTTGTCTCCTGCTGAGTTAGGGAATAATGTAGAGCCAATCATGATTCCGCTAAGTATTGACATGTTCAAGGGTTTAACTCAATTCGAAGGAACAAGTACTGCAGATGTGGATGAAATTAATGGTAACTTTGAAGGCTTCCTAGAGAGCTTTAATATCTCTCAGACAGGAGAAATTAATGGAGTCTATACAAACGGCGATGTACGAATTCTTGGACAAATTGCAATGGCAACGTTTAATAATACGGGTGGTTTAACAAAGTCCGGAGATAATTTATATCAAGCATCGAATAATTCAGGAATACCTAATATTGGTTTTGCAGGTCAGGGGCGAGGCGTAATTGCTGGTAGTACCCTTGAAATGTCCAATGTTGATTTGTCGGAAGAATTTACAGAAATGATTGTTGCTCAACGAGGCTTCCAAGCAAATACAAGAATTATTACAACTTCAGATGAAATCCTCCAAGAGCTAGTAAACTTAAAGCGTTAA
- a CDS encoding flagellar FlbD family protein translates to MIKLTRLNGHSFRLNALFIEQVESFPDTTITLTNGKKIIVRDKEDDVMLKITKFYRQIGLVGLINDEAEEN, encoded by the coding sequence ATGATTAAACTAACCCGACTAAACGGTCATTCTTTTAGGTTAAATGCACTCTTTATTGAGCAGGTAGAGTCATTTCCAGACACAACTATCACATTAACAAATGGAAAAAAGATCATTGTTCGAGATAAAGAAGACGATGTAATGTTAAAAATTACAAAATTCTACCGACAAATTGGATTGGTTGGGCTCATCAACGATGAAGCGGAGGAAAATTAA
- the fliL gene encoding flagellar basal body-associated protein FliL, with the protein MFKNKLVNIMLIILMTLTLIGGITLVLYYQSAKAEVSSKKPTIDDIIALSVDTNEITTNLLTNDYVRVAFKIQVDNSKAKKELEKRDFQVRNIIIRELSGMRASDFAGPLGIERLEELIKVKINEYMQDGVVVSVYTTGFVLQ; encoded by the coding sequence TTGTTTAAAAATAAATTAGTCAACATTATGCTTATCATATTAATGACCTTAACGTTAATAGGAGGTATTACGTTAGTCCTGTACTATCAATCGGCAAAAGCAGAAGTCTCCTCCAAAAAGCCAACGATTGATGACATTATTGCCTTATCAGTTGATACAAATGAAATTACGACGAATTTATTAACAAATGATTATGTCAGGGTTGCATTTAAAATCCAAGTCGATAATTCTAAAGCAAAAAAAGAGTTGGAGAAACGTGATTTTCAAGTCCGAAATATCATTATTCGTGAATTATCTGGAATGAGAGCCAGCGACTTTGCAGGTCCGTTAGGGATTGAAAGGTTGGAAGAATTAATTAAAGTCAAAATTAATGAATACATGCAAGATGGGGTGGTAGTAAGTGTGTATACCACAGGCTTTGTCCTACAATGA
- the fliM gene encoding flagellar motor switch protein FliM has protein sequence MAEVLSQSEIDALLSALSTGEMDADELKKEEAQKKIKVYDFKRALRFSKDQIRSLTRIHENFARLLTTYFSAQLRTFVQITVASVDQLPYDEFIRSVPKMTILNVFEPYPLDGRFLIEVNPNIAYAMLDRLLGGRGVSINKVDTLTEIETRIMTQLFQRTLDSFQEAWSTVVELDPQMDDLEVNPQFLQMVSPNETVVVISLSTAIGEATGMINICLPHVVLEEILPKLSVHYWMQTKKKSRLPEEVMQLEKNVRSAPLIIKAELGKSEITIQEFLHLNIGDTIELNSLIDDPLLIKVGNVAKFWAQPGKVKNKLAIQITEEIEEDEKNE, from the coding sequence TTGGCTGAGGTATTATCACAAAGTGAAATTGATGCCCTGCTATCTGCATTATCAACAGGAGAAATGGATGCTGATGAGTTAAAAAAAGAAGAAGCTCAAAAGAAAATCAAAGTTTATGATTTTAAACGGGCACTTCGCTTCTCAAAAGACCAAATTCGAAGTTTAACAAGAATTCACGAGAACTTTGCACGACTGTTAACAACGTACTTTTCTGCTCAATTACGTACTTTTGTTCAAATAACAGTTGCTTCTGTAGATCAGCTACCCTACGATGAGTTTATTCGCTCTGTACCAAAGATGACGATTTTAAACGTTTTTGAACCATACCCGTTAGATGGGCGGTTTTTAATTGAAGTAAATCCCAACATAGCCTATGCTATGCTAGATCGTCTTTTAGGTGGAAGAGGAGTCTCCATCAATAAAGTAGATACATTAACTGAAATCGAAACAAGAATTATGACGCAATTATTCCAAAGAACATTAGATAGTTTTCAAGAAGCATGGAGCACTGTTGTAGAACTTGATCCACAAATGGACGATTTAGAGGTCAATCCACAATTTTTACAAATGGTTTCCCCTAATGAAACCGTAGTGGTCATTTCTCTATCGACTGCGATAGGTGAAGCGACAGGTATGATCAATATTTGTCTACCACATGTTGTTTTGGAGGAAATATTACCAAAGTTATCTGTTCATTACTGGATGCAAACCAAAAAGAAAAGTCGTCTTCCTGAAGAAGTGATGCAATTAGAAAAAAATGTTCGGAGTGCACCATTAATTATAAAAGCTGAGCTTGGTAAATCAGAAATTACGATCCAAGAGTTTTTGCATCTAAACATAGGTGATACTATCGAACTGAATAGTTTAATTGATGACCCTCTTTTGATTAAAGTGGGGAATGTTGCGAAGTTTTGGGCTCAACCAGGGAAAGTGAAAAATAAACTTGCGATTCAAATAACAGAAGAAATTGAGGAGGATGAAAAGAATGAGTGA
- the fliY gene encoding flagellar motor switch phosphatase FliY, translating to MSDMLSQDEINALLSGLNNDVIEDNSESAGPKVENYLSSIEQDALGEIGNISFGSAATALSTLLNQKVDITTPKVSVIEKKKLEEQFPQPHVAIHVKYTKGFEGTNLLVIKTKDAAIIANLMLGGNGLDVDETELGEMEISAVQEAMNQMMGSASTSMSTIFNKKVDISPPGINLMNVKVGQGTSNIPDEHTLVKISFSLKIGSLIDSQIMQLVTVSFAKDLVDQLMNPSTEEEGMIPETIQVSPSNQQTRAKQNEQQTPVNYSTPDVEPQQSASDINYYQVSATQRLPQNFGGPSSGQHQYQRDVNVQPVAFSSFESPSLNDVEAKNLNMLLDIQLQVTVELGRTKRSIKEILELSQGSIIELDKLAGEPVDILVNDKLIAKGEVVVIDENFGVRVTDIVSQTDRLKNLK from the coding sequence ATGAGTGACATGCTTTCTCAAGATGAAATTAATGCATTGTTAAGTGGGCTGAATAATGATGTCATTGAAGATAATAGCGAGTCAGCTGGTCCAAAGGTAGAGAATTACCTTTCTAGCATTGAACAGGATGCACTTGGTGAAATTGGTAATATTTCATTTGGGAGTGCAGCAACTGCGCTTTCCACATTATTAAATCAAAAAGTAGATATTACAACACCTAAAGTATCAGTTATTGAAAAGAAAAAGCTTGAAGAACAGTTTCCACAACCCCATGTAGCAATCCATGTTAAGTATACAAAGGGCTTTGAAGGAACCAATTTATTAGTAATTAAAACGAAAGATGCAGCTATCATTGCCAATTTAATGTTAGGTGGAAATGGACTAGATGTGGACGAAACCGAATTAGGCGAAATGGAAATCAGTGCTGTTCAAGAGGCAATGAATCAAATGATGGGTTCAGCTTCAACGTCAATGTCAACAATCTTTAACAAGAAAGTTGATATTTCTCCACCAGGAATTAATTTAATGAATGTAAAGGTTGGTCAAGGGACGAGTAATATACCTGATGAACATACGTTAGTCAAAATTTCGTTTAGTCTGAAAATTGGTAGCTTAATTGATTCGCAAATTATGCAATTAGTGACAGTTTCTTTTGCTAAAGATTTAGTAGATCAACTCATGAATCCGTCGACTGAAGAAGAAGGTATGATACCTGAAACTATTCAAGTCTCTCCTAGTAATCAACAAACGAGAGCGAAGCAAAACGAACAACAGACACCTGTCAATTATTCAACGCCAGATGTAGAACCGCAACAAAGTGCTTCAGATATAAATTATTATCAAGTGTCAGCTACTCAAAGATTGCCACAAAATTTTGGCGGACCATCGAGTGGTCAACACCAATATCAACGTGATGTTAACGTACAGCCAGTAGCATTTTCAAGCTTTGAAAGTCCAAGCTTAAATGATGTAGAAGCGAAAAACTTAAACATGCTTTTAGATATTCAACTTCAGGTGACTGTTGAGTTAGGAAGAACGAAACGTTCGATAAAGGAAATTCTAGAACTTTCACAAGGGTCTATTATTGAATTAGATAAACTAGCTGGTGAGCCTGTAGATATCTTAGTAAATGACAAGTTAATCGCTAAAGGAGAGGTTGTCGTTATTGATGAAAACTTTGGCGTTAGGGTAACAGATATTGTTAGTCAAACGGACCGTTTAAAGAATTTGAAGTAA
- a CDS encoding response regulator: MANKILIVDDAAFMRMMIKDILTKNGFEIAGEANDGAQAIEKYKELSPDLVTMDITMPEMDGITALKEIKKFDPNAKVIMCSAMGQQAMVIDAIQAGAKDFIVKPFQADRVIEAIKKTIG; encoded by the coding sequence ATGGCAAATAAAATTTTAATCGTGGATGATGCAGCATTCATGAGAATGATGATAAAGGATATTTTAACAAAGAATGGATTTGAAATAGCTGGTGAAGCAAATGATGGTGCTCAAGCCATCGAAAAGTATAAGGAGCTGTCACCAGATCTAGTTACCATGGATATTACGATGCCTGAGATGGATGGTATTACCGCTCTTAAAGAGATTAAAAAGTTTGACCCGAATGCTAAAGTCATCATGTGTTCTGCCATGGGACAACAAGCAATGGTTATTGATGCTATTCAAGCAGGTGCTAAAGACTTTATTGTTAAACCTTTTCAAGCTGATCGTGTAATTGAAGCAATAAAGAAAACGATTGGATAG
- a CDS encoding flagellar biosynthetic protein FliO — translation MFSRLQPMFYFRIILSMILFVGGSHSLVAWQVQANAPNNSVFDSYQPKDGQAPAENAENENTGQINKIDSDEVGGALEDQSLFKIFFQLFLALAVIILMIYALIRFIGKRTQSYQTHRTLQNIGGVHVGTNRSIQLVRVGKRVLVVGVGETIQLLKEIDDENEINTILEDFEVQEGQQNLSSFVTWAQTKLNGQGGNSPTKVNFKGLLERQLTEVKNSQKKAHAVIKEREQ, via the coding sequence ATGTTTAGTCGTTTGCAACCTATGTTTTACTTTAGAATTATCTTATCTATGATCTTGTTCGTGGGAGGTAGTCATTCGCTTGTAGCATGGCAGGTTCAAGCGAATGCGCCTAATAATTCAGTATTTGACAGTTATCAGCCAAAAGATGGACAAGCTCCTGCTGAAAATGCTGAAAATGAAAATACGGGACAAATAAATAAGATCGATTCTGATGAAGTTGGTGGAGCACTTGAGGATCAGAGTTTATTTAAGATCTTTTTTCAGCTTTTTTTAGCATTAGCTGTGATCATTCTGATGATCTATGCACTAATACGTTTTATTGGTAAGAGAACCCAATCCTATCAAACACATCGTACGCTTCAAAATATCGGTGGTGTTCATGTCGGTACTAACCGCTCTATTCAGCTAGTAAGAGTAGGTAAGAGAGTTTTAGTTGTTGGGGTAGGGGAAACCATTCAACTGTTAAAGGAAATTGATGATGAAAATGAGATTAATACGATCTTAGAAGATTTTGAGGTTCAAGAGGGGCAACAAAATCTTTCATCATTTGTTACCTGGGCACAAACGAAACTTAATGGTCAAGGGGGAAATTCGCCTACAAAGGTGAATTTTAAGGGATTATTAGAACGTCAATTAACAGAAGTCAAAAATTCCCAAAAAAAAGCTCATGCAGTTATTAAGGAGAGGGAACAATGA